In Phaeobacter inhibens DSM 16374, the following proteins share a genomic window:
- a CDS encoding TlpA disulfide reductase family protein gives MRLLRQLSLYMALTLGANAALAADPAVLADMRQGDMKKLVLHSAPKPVSSAEFQLADGAGAATLGDYKGKIVLLNFWATWCAPCRKEMPQLSELQEEFGGDEFEVLTLATGRNSPAGIQKFFDDTGITNLPRHQDPRQAVAREMAVLGLPITVLLNREGEEIARLRGDAEWNSDSAKTIIRALIASD, from the coding sequence TTTATATGGCCCTGACCTTGGGTGCAAATGCCGCCTTGGCCGCCGATCCGGCCGTGCTGGCGGATATGCGACAGGGTGATATGAAAAAATTGGTGCTACATAGCGCCCCAAAACCTGTTTCCAGCGCAGAGTTTCAGCTGGCGGACGGCGCTGGCGCCGCGACGTTGGGGGATTACAAAGGTAAGATCGTGCTGCTGAACTTCTGGGCCACCTGGTGCGCGCCCTGCCGCAAGGAGATGCCCCAGCTGTCAGAGCTGCAAGAGGAATTTGGCGGTGACGAGTTCGAGGTACTAACCCTAGCCACCGGACGCAACTCGCCTGCCGGTATCCAGAAGTTCTTTGACGATACCGGCATCACCAACCTCCCCCGCCATCAGGACCCCCGGCAGGCCGTAGCACGCGAAATGGCGGTGCTGGGTCTGCCGATTACCGTTCTGCTCAACCGCGAGGGCGAGGAAATCGCACGGCTGCGCGGCGATGCTGAATGGAACTCCGACAGTGCCAAAACCATCATCCGGGCGCTGATCGCCTCTGACTGA
- a CDS encoding sterol desaturase family protein, which yields MPDTISYPDVTQWAVPFFIAAILAEFLWIAIKRRGGRYETRDAVTSLVMGAGSVASGIALGFIAWAFFMLLWQITPLDLGTSVWVIALCFVLDDLRYYWVHRFGHRVRWVWASHVNHHSSQHYNLTTALRQTWTGTFTFMMVVRAPLVLLGFHPAMVLFVGGINLVYQFWIHTEAIGRMPRWFEAVMNTPSHHRAHHGRNPRYLDCNYAGVFIVWDKIFGTFVPEQDHDRPDYGLVHNIGTFNPLRVAFHEWASIFKDMTQPGLTPRQRLLYAVAPPGYSHDGSRDSSETIRAKHLQRHPEDIGSAGFD from the coding sequence ATGCCTGATACGATCTCATACCCTGATGTCACCCAATGGGCCGTTCCCTTTTTCATCGCGGCCATTTTGGCGGAGTTTCTCTGGATCGCGATCAAACGGCGGGGCGGGCGCTACGAAACCCGTGATGCTGTCACCTCTCTGGTAATGGGGGCGGGCAGCGTTGCCTCCGGCATTGCGCTCGGTTTCATCGCTTGGGCGTTTTTCATGCTGCTGTGGCAGATCACGCCGCTGGACCTCGGCACTTCGGTCTGGGTGATTGCATTGTGTTTTGTTCTTGATGACCTGCGCTACTACTGGGTGCATCGTTTTGGGCATCGGGTGCGCTGGGTCTGGGCCAGCCATGTCAATCATCACTCCAGCCAGCACTACAACCTGACCACAGCGTTGCGGCAGACCTGGACCGGCACCTTTACCTTCATGATGGTGGTACGCGCGCCTCTGGTGCTTCTGGGGTTCCACCCGGCCATGGTGCTTTTCGTCGGGGGGATTAATCTGGTCTATCAGTTCTGGATCCACACCGAAGCAATTGGCCGTATGCCGCGCTGGTTCGAGGCGGTGATGAACACGCCCAGTCACCACCGTGCCCATCACGGACGCAACCCACGCTATCTCGATTGCAACTATGCCGGCGTCTTCATCGTCTGGGACAAGATATTTGGTACCTTCGTTCCTGAACAAGACCACGACCGCCCGGATTACGGTCTGGTCCACAACATTGGCACCTTCAATCCTCTGCGTGTGGCTTTTCACGAATGGGCCAGTATTTTCAAGGACATGACACAACCCGGCCTGACGCCACGACAGCGGCTTCTCTACGCAGTCGCGCCACCTGGTTACAGCCACGATGGCAGCCGTGACAGCTCAGAGACGATCCGCGCCAAACATCTGCAGCGCCATCCCGAGGACATTGGCAGCGCCGGATTCGACTAG
- a CDS encoding EAL domain-containing protein, which produces MADMPEGGENPLTSAVVSRDRSTLDMVSDAIRHNQTMLAYQPIMQAMPPQGVALYEGYIRVLDSTGRVIPARDFMPLVEDKEEGRELDCLALEHGLKALARSPNIRLSINMSARSIGYRRWMRVLERHLKKDLTLGERLMLEINEASAMATPELVIDFIDRMQKHGIAFALDNFGAGATAVSYFRQFFFDAVKIDGQFVRRIHASHDNQAVVRALVGIAKQFDMLVVAESVESPADAEFLISIGIDCLQGYLFGAPSVSPPWLEELRENSRAS; this is translated from the coding sequence ATGGCCGACATGCCGGAAGGCGGGGAAAACCCGCTGACCTCTGCGGTCGTCTCGCGCGATCGGTCGACCCTCGACATGGTCAGCGATGCTATTCGCCACAATCAGACCATGCTCGCCTATCAGCCCATCATGCAGGCCATGCCGCCACAGGGGGTTGCCCTCTACGAGGGGTATATCCGTGTTCTCGACTCGACGGGCCGTGTGATCCCCGCACGCGACTTCATGCCATTGGTTGAGGATAAAGAGGAAGGCCGCGAACTGGACTGCCTCGCACTGGAACATGGCCTGAAGGCGCTCGCGCGCAGTCCCAATATCCGGCTCTCCATCAACATGTCAGCGCGATCTATCGGCTATCGGCGCTGGATGCGAGTTCTGGAGCGGCACCTGAAGAAAGATCTCACGCTGGGTGAGCGGTTGATGCTTGAGATCAACGAAGCGTCTGCGATGGCAACGCCTGAACTTGTGATCGATTTCATTGACCGGATGCAGAAACATGGCATCGCCTTCGCGCTTGATAACTTTGGTGCGGGAGCAACCGCCGTCAGTTATTTCCGCCAATTCTTCTTCGATGCGGTTAAAATTGACGGGCAGTTCGTGCGCCGCATCCATGCCAGTCACGACAATCAGGCAGTTGTCCGTGCATTGGTCGGGATCGCCAAGCAATTTGACATGCTTGTGGTTGCCGAATCCGTAGAAAGCCCTGCGGATGCAGAATTCCTGATCTCAATTGGGATTGATTGTCTGCAAGGCTATCTGTTCGGCGCCCCCTCCGTCAGCCCGCCGTGGCTGGAAGAGCTGCGGGAAAACAGCCGCGCCTCTTGA
- a CDS encoding acetyl-CoA C-acetyltransferase, with product MTNVVIASAARTAVGSFGGAFAKTPAHDLGAAVLQAVVERAGIDKSEVSETILGQVLTAAQGQNPARQAHINAGLPQESAAWSLNQVCGSGLRAVALAAQHIQLGDAAIVCAGGQENMTLSPHAANLRAGHKMGDMSYIDTMIRDGLWDAFNGYHMGQTAENVAEKWQISREMQDEFAVASQNKAEAAQKAGKFADEIAAFTVKTRKGDIIVDQDEYIRHGATIEAMQKLRPAFAKDGSVTAANASGLNDGAAATLLMSADDAEKRGIEPLARIASYATAGLDPSIMGVGPIYASRKALEKAGWSVDDLDLVEANEAFAAQACAVNKDMGWDPAIVNVNGGAIAIGHPIGASGCRVLNTLLFEMKRRDAKKGLATLCIGGGMGVAMCVERP from the coding sequence ATGACTAATGTAGTAATTGCATCCGCCGCACGCACCGCCGTCGGCAGCTTTGGTGGCGCATTCGCCAAGACCCCCGCACATGACCTCGGCGCTGCGGTGCTGCAAGCTGTTGTCGAACGCGCCGGGATCGACAAATCCGAAGTCTCAGAGACCATTCTGGGCCAAGTGCTGACTGCAGCGCAGGGGCAGAACCCAGCCCGCCAGGCACATATCAACGCTGGGCTCCCTCAGGAATCCGCGGCTTGGAGCCTCAACCAGGTCTGCGGATCGGGGCTGCGGGCCGTGGCATTGGCTGCACAGCACATTCAGCTGGGCGACGCTGCCATCGTCTGCGCGGGCGGTCAGGAAAATATGACACTCTCGCCGCATGCTGCAAATCTTCGTGCTGGTCACAAGATGGGCGATATGAGCTATATCGATACCATGATCCGCGATGGCCTTTGGGACGCTTTCAACGGCTACCATATGGGCCAGACCGCTGAGAATGTTGCTGAAAAATGGCAGATCTCCCGCGAGATGCAGGATGAATTCGCCGTTGCCAGCCAGAACAAGGCCGAAGCGGCACAGAAGGCGGGCAAATTCGCCGATGAAATCGCAGCCTTCACCGTCAAGACCCGTAAGGGCGATATCATTGTGGATCAGGATGAATACATCCGCCATGGTGCTACGATCGAAGCCATGCAAAAATTGCGCCCCGCCTTCGCCAAGGATGGTTCGGTCACCGCCGCCAATGCCTCCGGCCTCAATGATGGTGCCGCCGCTACTCTGCTGATGAGTGCGGATGACGCCGAAAAGCGCGGCATAGAGCCTCTGGCGCGGATTGCCTCCTATGCCACCGCGGGGCTGGATCCGTCGATCATGGGTGTCGGCCCGATCTACGCCTCCCGTAAGGCACTGGAAAAGGCAGGCTGGTCCGTTGATGACCTTGATCTGGTGGAGGCGAACGAAGCCTTCGCAGCCCAGGCCTGCGCCGTGAACAAGGATATGGGCTGGGATCCGGCAATCGTGAACGTCAACGGCGGCGCCATCGCCATTGGTCACCCGATTGGGGCCTCTGGTTGCCGGGTTCTCAATACGCTGCTGTTCGAAATGAAGCGGCGCGACGCAAAGAAAGGGCTGGCAACCCTTTGCATTGGTGGCGGCATGGGTGTCGCCATGTGCGTGGAGCGCCCCTGA